GCCGGCGCAGCAGACCTGGCCCTGGTTGAACCAGATCGCATCGACCACGCCCTCGACCGCGCTGTCGAGGTCGGCGTTGTCGAATACCACGAACGGCGACTTGCCGCCCAGCTCGAGCGCGATCTGCTTGCCGCTGCCGGCGGTAGCGGCGCGGATGAGCTTGCCAACCTCGGTGCTGCCGGTGAAGGCGATCTTGTCGACGCCAGGGTGATTCACAATCAGCTCGCCGACCTTGCCGTCGCCGGTGACGATATTGACCACGCCGGGCGGCAGGCCGGCCTCGGCGCAGATCTCGGCGAACGCCAGCGCGCTGAGCGAAGTCCATTCGGCCGGCTTGAGCACCACGGTGTTGCCCATGGCCAGCGCCGGCGCGATCTTCCAGGCCAGCATCAGCAGCGGGAAGTTCCACGGGATGATCTGGCCGACCACACCGAGCGGCGCGTAGCCCGGCAGTTGCGATTGCATCAGCTGTGCCCAGCCGGCGTGGTGGTAGAAGTGCCGCGCCACCAGCGGGATGTCGATGTCGCGCGTCTCGCGGATGGGCTTGCCGTTGTCGAGCGTCTCGATCACCGCCAGCTTGCGTGCGTGCTTCTGCACCTGGCGCGCCAGCGCATACAGGTAGCGTGCGCGTGCGTGGCCACCAAGCTGCGACCAGCCCGCAAAAGCCCGGCGCGCGGCCGCCACCGCCCGATCCACATCTTCGGCGCCGGCCTGGGTCACGCGCGCGAGCGGCTGGCGATTGGCCGGGTTCACGCTATCGAAAAGCCGGCTGTCGTCAACCGCCGTCCAGGTGCCGTCGATATACATGCCGAAGCGGCGGCCGTGCGCATCGAGCCAGGCATTCGCCGGTGCGGCGCTCTCGGGTGCGGGGCCGTACTCCATTGTCGCGAGAATATCTGCAATTTGCATCTGGTCTCTCCAGGAGTCAGAATAGGCCGTGTCGTCTGCCGCCTGCCTGCGTGCATGGTGCGTAGCGGGTAGTGCGTAGTGCGTAGTGCGTAGTGCGTAGTGCGTAGGAGCAGCGATAGTGACACCTGCCGACTGCCTGCTGCAACCTGCAACCTGCCAACTGCCCGCTGCAACCTGCAACCTGCCGCCTGCCAACCTGCAACCTGCAACCTGCAACCTGCCAACCTGCAACCTGCCAACCTGCAACCTGCCAACCTGCAACCTGCAACCTGCCGCCTGGGCTAGGCCATTGGGTGGCGGAACGATGCCGAGTACTGGCCGGTGAGATAATGTTCGAGCTGGCGTTCGATATCGCCGAGCAGCGCGCTGGCGCCGAAGCGGAACAGCTCTGGCCGTAGCCACTCGTCGCCCAGCTCCTCTTTCATGAGGATCAGCCAGTCGAGCGACTGCTTGGCGGTGCGGATGCCGCCAGCCGGCTTGAAGCCAACGCGATAGCCGGTGCGCTCGTGGTACTCGCGAATCGTGCGGGCCATCACCAGGCTCACCGGCAGCGTCGCGTTGGCCGCCTCTTTGCCGGTCGAGGTTTTGATGAAGTCGGCGCCGGCGAGCATACACACCACGCTGGCCTTGGCCACATTGGTTAGCGTGCCCAGCTCGCCAGTGGCCAGAATGGTCTTCATATGCGCGTCGCCGCAGGCCGCCCGAAACGCGCGCACCTCGTCGTAGAGCGCCTGCCAATCGCCGTTCAGCGCGTGCTGGCGCGAAATCACAATGTCGATCTCCTGCGCGCCCTCTGCCACCGAGGCGGCGATCTCGCGCAGCTTGAGGTCGAACGGATTGAGTCCGGCTGGGAAGCCGGTAGACACGGCCGCGACCGGGATGCCCGAGCCGTGCAGCGCAGCGACGGCGGTGGCGACGAAGGCGTGATACACGCACACCGCGCCGACGCGCAGCTGCGGCAGGCCTAGCGCCGCAAGCATATCGGCGCGCACGGGCTGGCGGGCCTTGGCGCACAGCCGCCGCACCGTGCCGGGCGTGTCGTCGCCGGCCAGCGTGGTCAGATCCATGCACTCGATCGCGCGCAGCAGCCAGGCGGCCTGCCATTGCTGCTTGACGCTGCGCCGGCCGGGCAGGCTGGCGGCGCGCCGCTCGATCGCACTGCGGTTCACGCGCTGCGCATCGACCCAGCCGCGATCGAGTGCGCCGCCGGGGTTGCGTACGGCCGGCGGCGCGGCGGCGGGGGCCGCACGCCCATTATGCTGTTCTTTCGGGTGCGCTTGTGCCATAGCTGGCTCCTCGCTCTAATGCGCGGGATTATAGCACAGTGTCGGGCCAGTCGATCTCGACATACACCTCGCCGCCCTCGACGCGCACCGGGTAGGTGGGGATGCCGATACCGACCGGCGGAATCAGCGCCTTGCCGGTGCGCACGCTGTAGGCCCAGCCGTGCCACGGGCACGTGACGGTGTCGCCGATCAGCACACCGGCCGAGAGCGGCCCGCCCTCGTGGCGGCATGCGTCGCCGAAGGCATAGATCGTGCCGCCGATATTGGCCAGCGCGATCGGCAGGCCATCGACATCGACATAACGCATGGCGCCGGGCGGAATATCGGCGGCTGCGCAGACGCGGGTGATCTCTTTCATATGAGGTGCGGTTGGTGTATAGGGGCGAAGCAGCTGCTTCTACGCTGGCTACGGGCGCGCTGAGCGGGCAGCCGCTTCGCGCGTACCCTCATCGGCGCGTCGATAGGCACATCACTCACAGCCGCCCGGCCACGTGCCCGATCGTCAGCTCTTCGACAGTGGCGTAGGGTGGTTGGGCCGCCAGCCCGGCAATCGCGGCGGCTACATCTTCGGGCCTGAGCATGTTCGCGCGGTTCCACTCGCCCGGCACAGCCTGCCACAGCGCGGTGTCGACAGCCGCCGGCAGCACCACGCTCACGCGAATGCCGCGCGGGCGTAGCTCTTCGCGGATGGCCGCCGAGAAGCCCAGCAGCCCGTGCTTGGCCGCCACATAGGCCGACCAGTGCGGGAAGGCCTGGCGCGCCGCGACCGAGGCAACGTTAATGATCAGGCTGCCCGCGCGCATATGCGCCGCCGCGTGCTTGCATGCCAGGAACACGCTGGTCAGCCCGATCCGCAGCGAGCGCTCCCAGCCCTCCAGCGTCAGCTCCTCGAACGGCGCGACGATCGCCGCGCCGGCGCTGTTCACCAGGATGTCGATCTGGCCGGTAATGCCGGCGGCTGACTCGATCAGCCGGCGCACATGCGGCTCGGCGGTCGCGTCGCAGGGTACAGGCGTGGCCGCGCCGCCACGCGCGCGCAGCTCGGCTGCCAGCGCCGCGAGCGCATCGGCGCTGCGTGCAGCCAGCACCTGGTGCGTACCAGGCCCGCCCAGCGCCAGCGCGGTGGCCCGGCCGATGCCCTTCGAGGCCCCAATGACGACGATAACCTTCAACGCTTTACTCCCAAAATGACAAGGTGACAGGGTGAGGGGGTGAGTGATCGGGAATAATCACACCCCTCACCCTGTCACTTTGTCCCGCTCACTCATGGTCGTGCGAGCGATCGACGTGGCTCATGAACTCGGCGCGGGTACGTGCATCGCTGCGGAACACGCCGCGCATAGCCGAGGTGATCATCTTGGCGTTGGCCTTCTTGACACCGCGCATCACCGAGCACATATGCACGCCTTCGGCCACCACAGCCACGCCCTGCGGGCGTAGCGCCTGGTTGACGAAATCGGCAATCTCGACGGTCATACGCTCTTGCACCTGCAACCGCCGCGCGAACATCTCGACGATTCGCGGAATCTTCGAGAGGCCGATCACCTTGCCGTTAGGAATGTAGGCCACATGTACGCGGCCCATAAACGGCAGCATGTGGTGCTCGCACAGGCTGTAGAAGTCGATGTCTTTGACCATCACCATCTCGTCGTAATCGACTGAGAAGATCGCGTCGTTGACCAGCGCCACCGGGTCGATCCGGTAGCCGGCGGTCAGTTCGGCGTACATCCTGGCTACGCGGTTGGGCGTGCGCAGCAGCCCCTCGCGCTCAGGGGCCTCGCCGATCGTGCTGAGGATGCTGGTCACCGCTGCCTCGATCTGCTGGCTGCTGCTGAAAGTCATGCCCTCGAGCTTGCCCTGGCCGGGCACGATCATGTCGGCGTACTCGGCTGCCTGCGGCGAGCGAGCCGCTGGCTCGTTGCCGTTTGTATGTCGGTTAGGATCCATGAGTATCTCCAGATAGTGATCGATTGGCCGATAGCAGCGTGCCAGCAGTAAACCTGCCAACCCACTAGCGTACAAGCGCGCCGCCGTACTCAAACACGTTATGCCTGGTCTCCCACAGCTTCAGGTGGCGCAGCCGGCCCGCGAAATGTGGCGCCAACTCGCCCCACAGGTAGGCCACAATGTTCTCGCCGGTCGAGGCGCACCCGGCCATGCCCGGCACCTCGCGGTCGATGTGCTTGTGATCGAGCGTGTCGAGCACCGCGCGTACGGCCTGATCCAGCTCGGCCATGTCGATCACCATGCCGGTCGTGTGATCGACATGGCCGCCGATGCTGACCTCGAGCGTGTAGTTGTGGCCGTGCCCGTGCGGGTTGTTGCACTTGCCGTACAGCGCCTGGTTCTCGGCATCCGAGAGCTGCGGCGCGTGCAGCCGGTGTGCCGTCGAGAACACATACGAGCGGCTGAATTCGGCCGTGTCGTCGCCGGTATATTCGGCCCATAGGTCGGCCAGCTCGTACAGGCGCAGTCGCGCCAGCCCAACGCCGGCCGGCAGCTGCGGGGCGATCAGCCGCCACAGCACGCGCACAATATTCTCGGTGGTCGGGATCAACGCTTTGAAGTAGGGCGTATCCTCGTTCAGATGCTTATGGTCGAACTGGTCGAGCACAGCGTTCACGCGCGCCTTCAGGTCGGCCATGTTCATAATCATGCCGCTGATTGGGTCGGGTGTGCCGCTGATTGTAACATCAAGTGTATAGTTGTGCCCATGGCCGTATGGGCTGGTGCATTTGCCGAACACCCGCTCATTCTCGGCCTGGCTCCATTCGGCGCGCCAATAGCGGTGCGCCGCCGAAAACTCGAATCGCCGTGTCGCATAGACCATGGTCGCTTACCCTTGTGAGTGGCTGCGTGCTGCCAGGCGAACGCGTGCCATAAGAATATGTGTATTAAATATACGGAGGGGGGGTATCGCGTAGATCTATGCACAAGTAGGCATTCTACACCTCTGGTTGCTCTTCCTTCACTCGCGATTCGCACTGGAATCATATACTGAGCGCATAGCAAATCGCAGCACTGGTCGGGTTGGCGTTGCGCGTATGCGCCCTCTGCGGAGTGTGCAGATGGGCGCAGTATGTTGCTTGGCGCCGCACGACCCCCCCACATTTGCATCGATACAATGGTGTCGCAGGTTGGCGCCGCAGGCGATCAGGCGCCGCTGGCCACCGCCTAACTACGTTCGGAGGACGCTAATGGATCGGACATGGGTGACGCTTGAAGGGAACGAGGCGGCCGCGCGGATTGCCCACAAGCTCAGCGAGGTGATCGCGATCTACCCGATCACACCGTCGACGCCGATGGGCGAGCTGGCCGATGCCTGGTCGGCGGCGGGCCAGCCAAATATCTGGGGCACTATTCCCCAGGTGATCGAGATGCAATCGGAGGGCGGGGCCGCCGGCGCCGTGCATGGCGCACTTCAGACCGGCGCGCTGACTACGACGTTTACCGCCTCGCAGGGCCTGTTGCTGATGATCCCGAATATGTATAAGATCGCCGGCGAGCTGACCTCGGCGGTGTTTCATGTTGCGGCACGCTCGCTGGCTGCGCAGGGCCTTTCGATCTTTGGCGATCATTCCGACGTGATGGCGGTGCGTGCCACCGGCTGGGGCTTGCTGTCGTCGGCCTCGGTGCAAGAGGCGCAAGATATGGCGCTGATTGCGCATGCTGCGACGCTCGAGGCGCGCGTGCCGTTCGTGCATTTCTTCGACGGCTATCGCGTGTCGCACGAGATCAATAAGATCGATCAGGTTGGCGAAAGCGTCATGCGCGCGATGATCGACGACACGTTGGTTCACGCCCACCGCATGCGCGGCCTTTCGCCCGACCGGCCGTTCATCCGCGGCACCGCCCAGAATCCCGATGTGTACTTCCAGGCGCGCGAGAGCGTCAACCCATTCTACGCGGCCTGCCCGGCGATCGTGCAGAAGTATATGGATCGCTTCGCCGAGCTGACCGGCCGCCAGTATCACCTGTTCGATTACGTCGGCGCGCCCGATGCCGAGCGTGTGATCGTGGCGATGGGCTCGGGCGCCGAGGCGGCGGCGGCAACGGTCGATTACCTGGTGGCGCAGGGCGAGAAGGTCGGCGTTGTGCAGGTGCATCTGTTCCGGCCGTTCTCAGTCGAGCATCTGGTGCGCGCATTGCCGCCAACCGTCCGTTCGATCGCGGTGCTTGATCGCACCAAAGAGCCGGGCAGCGCCGGCGAGCCGCTGTACCTCGACGTAGTAGCCGCGCTGGCCGAGGGTGGCCGCCAGTCGGTGGCGGTGATCGGCGGGCGCTACGGCCTCTCGTCGAAGGAATTTACACCGGCTATGATCAAGGGTGTGTTCGACGAGCTGGCGCGCGCGCAGCCCAAGAACCACTTCACACTCGGCATTAACGATGATGTGTCGCACACCAGCCTGGCGTACGACCCGGCCTTCACGATCGAGCATCCCGCTACGGTGCGCTGCGTGTTCTGGGGCCTGGGCGCCGATGGCACGGTGGGCGCGAATAAGAACTCGATCAAGATCATTGGCGAGGAGACCGACAACTACGCCCAGGGCTACTTCGTGTACGACTCGAAGAAATCCGGCTCGGTGACGATCTCGCATCTGCGCTTCGGGCCACAGCCCATCCGCGCGCCCTACCTGGTCGAGCAGGCTCAGTTCGTGGCCTGCAGCCAGTTCGTATTTCTCGAGCGTATCGACGTGCTCAGGTATGCCGCGCCCGGCGCGGTGTTCCTGCTGAACTGCACCTTCGGCCCCGACGAGGTCTGGCCGCAGCTGCCCTACGAGGTGCAGCAGACGCTAGTCGAGAAGCAGCTGCGGCTGTATGTGATCGACGCCAGCAAGGTCGCGCGTAGCACCGGCATGGGCGGGCGCGTCAACACGATCATGCAGACGGCCTTCTTCGCGATTAGCGGCGTGCTGCCGCGCGAGCAGGCGATCGAGGAGATTAAGCACAGCATCCAGAAGACCTACGGCAAGCGTGGTGCGGCGGTGGTGCAGCAGAACTTCCGCGCCGTTGATGAGACTCTGGCGCACCTGCACGAGGTGGCCCTGCCGTCTGGAACGCTGGCGCTGGCCAGCGGTACGCGCCGCCGCGCGCCGGTGCCGGCGCAGGCGCCTGCGTTTGTGCGCGATGTGCTTGGCCCGATGATCGCCGGTGTGGGCGACAGCCTGCCGGTCAGTGCGCTGCCCAACGACGGCACCTACCCCTCGGGCACGGCCCGCTGGGAACGGCGTAATATCGCGCCCGAGATCCCGGTGTGGGAGCAGGATCTGTGCATCCAGTGCGGCAAGTGCGCGCTGGTGTGCCCGCACGCAGTCATCCGCATGAAAGTCTACGATCCGGCCGAGCTCACGGGCGCACCGGCCGCGTTTAAGTCGACCGAGGCGCGCTTCAAAGAGTTCCCCGGCATGAAGTACACGCTTCAGGTCGCACCCGAAGACTGCACCGGCTGTAGCCTGTGTGTCGAGGCTTGCCCGGTCAAAGACAAGCGCCAGGTTGGGCGCAAGGCGATCAACATGGCCGCGCAGCCGCCGCTGCGCGAGCAAGAGGCCAGCAACTGGGAGTTCTTCCTGGGCCTGCCGGATGTCGACCGTGCGCAGATCAACGTTGGCTCGATCAAGAACTCGCAGCTGATGATCCCGCTGTTCGAATTCTCGGGCGCGTGCTCGGGCTGCGGCGAGACGCCCTACATCAAGCTGGTGACTCAGCTATTCGGCGACCGCTCGGTGATCGCCAACGCCACCGGCTGCTCGTCGATCTATGGCGGCAATTTGCCAACTACGCCCTACACGTCGAATCACGAAGGGCGCGGCCCGGCCTGGGCTAACTCGCTGTTCGAAGACAACGCCGAGTTCGGCCTGGGCATGCGCCTGACGATCGATAAGCAGAACGAGCAGGCCCGCGAGTTGCTGGCCACGCTGAGCGACATCATCGGCGGCGATCTGGTGCAGGCACTGCTGAGCGCCGACCAGAGCACCGACGCGGGTGTGAATGCGCAGCGCGCGCGCGTGGCCCAGCTCAAGCAGCGTATCACCGATTGGGAAGGCTCGATCGGCGAGTTCGACGACGCGCAGCTCAATACCCAGATCACCAACCTGCTGTCGCTGGCCGATGCGCTGGTGAAGCGTGATGTGTGGATCATCGGCGGCGACGGCTGGGCCTACGACATCGGCTTCGGTGGGCTGGATCATGTGCTGGCCTCGGGGCGTAACGTCAACATCCTGGTGCTCGACACCGAGGTCTACTCGAACACCGGCGGCCAGTCGTCGAAATCGACCCCGCTCGGCGCGGTGGCCAAGTTTGCTGCTAAGGGCAAGGCTACGCCGAAGAAGGATCTGGGCCTGCTGGCGATGGCGTATGGCAATGT
The sequence above is drawn from the Candidatus Kouleothrix ribensis genome and encodes:
- the folE gene encoding GTP cyclohydrolase I FolE codes for the protein MIVPGQGKLEGMTFSSSQQIEAAVTSILSTIGEAPEREGLLRTPNRVARMYAELTAGYRIDPVALVNDAIFSVDYDEMVMVKDIDFYSLCEHHMLPFMGRVHVAYIPNGKVIGLSKIPRIVEMFARRLQVQERMTVEIADFVNQALRPQGVAVVAEGVHMCSVMRGVKKANAKMITSAMRGVFRSDARTRAEFMSHVDRSHDHE
- a CDS encoding non-heme iron oxygenase ferredoxin subunit, coding for MKEITRVCAAADIPPGAMRYVDVDGLPIALANIGGTIYAFGDACRHEGGPLSAGVLIGDTVTCPWHGWAYSVRTGKALIPPVGIGIPTYPVRVEGGEVYVEIDWPDTVL
- the deoC gene encoding deoxyribose-phosphate aldolase, translating into MAQAHPKEQHNGRAAPAAAPPAVRNPGGALDRGWVDAQRVNRSAIERRAASLPGRRSVKQQWQAAWLLRAIECMDLTTLAGDDTPGTVRRLCAKARQPVRADMLAALGLPQLRVGAVCVYHAFVATAVAALHGSGIPVAAVSTGFPAGLNPFDLKLREIAASVAEGAQEIDIVISRQHALNGDWQALYDEVRAFRAACGDAHMKTILATGELGTLTNVAKASVVCMLAGADFIKTSTGKEAANATLPVSLVMARTIREYHERTGYRVGFKPAGGIRTAKQSLDWLILMKEELGDEWLRPELFRFGASALLGDIERQLEHYLTGQYSASFRHPMA
- the nifJ gene encoding pyruvate:ferredoxin (flavodoxin) oxidoreductase, encoding MDRTWVTLEGNEAAARIAHKLSEVIAIYPITPSTPMGELADAWSAAGQPNIWGTIPQVIEMQSEGGAAGAVHGALQTGALTTTFTASQGLLLMIPNMYKIAGELTSAVFHVAARSLAAQGLSIFGDHSDVMAVRATGWGLLSSASVQEAQDMALIAHAATLEARVPFVHFFDGYRVSHEINKIDQVGESVMRAMIDDTLVHAHRMRGLSPDRPFIRGTAQNPDVYFQARESVNPFYAACPAIVQKYMDRFAELTGRQYHLFDYVGAPDAERVIVAMGSGAEAAAATVDYLVAQGEKVGVVQVHLFRPFSVEHLVRALPPTVRSIAVLDRTKEPGSAGEPLYLDVVAALAEGGRQSVAVIGGRYGLSSKEFTPAMIKGVFDELARAQPKNHFTLGINDDVSHTSLAYDPAFTIEHPATVRCVFWGLGADGTVGANKNSIKIIGEETDNYAQGYFVYDSKKSGSVTISHLRFGPQPIRAPYLVEQAQFVACSQFVFLERIDVLRYAAPGAVFLLNCTFGPDEVWPQLPYEVQQTLVEKQLRLYVIDASKVARSTGMGGRVNTIMQTAFFAISGVLPREQAIEEIKHSIQKTYGKRGAAVVQQNFRAVDETLAHLHEVALPSGTLALASGTRRRAPVPAQAPAFVRDVLGPMIAGVGDSLPVSALPNDGTYPSGTARWERRNIAPEIPVWEQDLCIQCGKCALVCPHAVIRMKVYDPAELTGAPAAFKSTEARFKEFPGMKYTLQVAPEDCTGCSLCVEACPVKDKRQVGRKAINMAAQPPLREQEASNWEFFLGLPDVDRAQINVGSIKNSQLMIPLFEFSGACSGCGETPYIKLVTQLFGDRSVIANATGCSSIYGGNLPTTPYTSNHEGRGPAWANSLFEDNAEFGLGMRLTIDKQNEQARELLATLSDIIGGDLVQALLSADQSTDAGVNAQRARVAQLKQRITDWEGSIGEFDDAQLNTQITNLLSLADALVKRDVWIIGGDGWAYDIGFGGLDHVLASGRNVNILVLDTEVYSNTGGQSSKSTPLGAVAKFAAKGKATPKKDLGLLAMAYGNVYVARVAMGADDQQTLKAFIEAEAYDGPSLIIAYSHCIAHGIDMRKGLEQQKLGVQSGHWMLYRYNPELAQHGKNPLVIESKAPSIPLEQYVYNETRYRMLLQSDEHRAEELLTEAKKGVKARWEHYQDLAAEPHHNGNDK
- a CDS encoding 6-carboxytetrahydropterin synthase; amino-acid sequence: MVYATRRFEFSAAHRYWRAEWSQAENERVFGKCTSPYGHGHNYTLDVTISGTPDPISGMIMNMADLKARVNAVLDQFDHKHLNEDTPYFKALIPTTENIVRVLWRLIAPQLPAGVGLARLRLYELADLWAEYTGDDTAEFSRSYVFSTAHRLHAPQLSDAENQALYGKCNNPHGHGHNYTLEVSIGGHVDHTTGMVIDMAELDQAVRAVLDTLDHKHIDREVPGMAGCASTGENIVAYLWGELAPHFAGRLRHLKLWETRHNVFEYGGALVR
- a CDS encoding SDR family NAD(P)-dependent oxidoreductase, which codes for MKVIVVIGASKGIGRATALALGGPGTHQVLAARSADALAALAAELRARGGAATPVPCDATAEPHVRRLIESAAGITGQIDILVNSAGAAIVAPFEELTLEGWERSLRIGLTSVFLACKHAAAHMRAGSLIINVASVAARQAFPHWSAYVAAKHGLLGFSAAIREELRPRGIRVSVVLPAAVDTALWQAVPGEWNRANMLRPEDVAAAIAGLAAQPPYATVEELTIGHVAGRL